The following are encoded in a window of Thermodesulfobacterium geofontis OPF15 genomic DNA:
- the tsaA gene encoding tRNA (N6-threonylcarbamoyladenosine(37)-N6)-methyltransferase TrmO, whose protein sequence is MKKEEYIFKPIGYVKTSATSIPRHWSCSDVEGEIILDPEYKEGLKDIKPGDKIVVLFCFHKSPSFTKDKLIQKPPHKDKPTGVFNTCSPIRPNPIGLSVLEVLDIKDNIIKVKRIDMFDGTPVFDIKPYKAYSEIVEREEN, encoded by the coding sequence ATGAAAAAAGAAGAGTATATTTTTAAACCTATCGGATATGTAAAAACCTCTGCTACTTCCATTCCAAGGCACTGGAGTTGTTCTGATGTAGAAGGAGAAATAATTTTAGATCCTGAATATAAAGAAGGACTTAAAGATATAAAACCAGGAGATAAAATAGTTGTTCTTTTTTGTTTTCATAAATCTCCCTCTTTTACTAAAGATAAATTAATCCAAAAACCTCCTCATAAAGATAAACCTACAGGGGTATTTAATACTTGTTCTCCTATTAGACCAAATCCTATTGGGCTTTCTGTATTAGAGGTTTTAGATATTAAAGATAATATCATAAAAGTTAAAAGGATAGATATGTTTGATGGGACTCCTGTTTTTGATATAAAACCATATAAGGCTTATTCAGAAATTGTTGAGAGGGAAGAAAATTAA
- a CDS encoding DUF169 domain-containing protein: protein MRGKKIKKEENGTRKINPHQLSALIVLANYGRESFNNVIIPWAAGCQTIGICAYKECYSKPQKAVVGLTDLSARKNVRKQLGDNIFTFAIPFEMFLEMEENIESSFLYRNVWKYLSKFL from the coding sequence TTGAGAGGGAAGAAAATTAAAAAGGAGGAGAATGGAACAAGGAAAATTAATCCTCACCAACTTTCAGCTCTTATTGTACTTGCAAATTATGGAAGAGAAAGTTTTAATAATGTGATTATTCCTTGGGCTGCAGGATGTCAAACAATCGGGATATGTGCTTATAAGGAATGTTACTCAAAACCTCAAAAAGCTGTAGTAGGGCTAACGGATCTTTCAGCCAGAAAAAATGTTAGAAAACAGCTTGGAGATAATATTTTTACCTTTGCTATTCCTTTTGAAATGTTTTTGGAAATGGAAGAAAATATAGAAAGTAGCTTCTTATATAGAAACGTATGGAAATATCTTTCTAAGTTTTTATAA
- a CDS encoding TrpB-like pyridoxal phosphate-dependent enzyme: MEEKKILLSERELPTEWYNVLPDLPEQLPPPINPATGEPIKPEDLLPVFPISLIKQEISQNRWIPIPDEVLEVYKLWRPTPLVRAYELEKYLNTPARIYYKNESVSPTGSHKPNTAVAQAYFNKIEGVKRLTTETGAGQWGSALAFACNIFGLKCRVYMVKVSYYQKPFRKSLMHIWGAEVFPSPTNLTNAGRKILAEDPDSPGSLGIAISEAIEDAVTNEDTKYSLGSVLNHVLLHQTIIGLETKKQLELINEKPDILIGCVGGGSNFGGFILPFVPEKLKGKSEVKFLAVEPTACPTLTKGLYLYDFGDTVGLTPLLKMYTLGHNFVPPKIHAGGLRYHGDAPILCYLVYKNLVEAVAYTQKAVFEAAIIFAKTEGILPAPETAHAIKAVIDEAIKCKETKEEKCIVFNFSGHGYFDINAYDQYLESKLEDVDYADEMIKKTLEEIKKLPGNV, encoded by the coding sequence ATGGAGGAGAAAAAAATATTGCTTTCAGAGAGGGAATTGCCTACTGAATGGTATAATGTTCTACCTGATTTACCTGAACAATTACCTCCACCTATAAATCCAGCAACAGGAGAACCTATTAAACCAGAAGATTTACTTCCAGTTTTTCCTATCTCTCTTATAAAACAAGAAATATCTCAAAATAGATGGATCCCTATACCTGATGAGGTTTTAGAGGTATATAAATTATGGAGGCCTACTCCTCTTGTTAGAGCCTATGAGCTTGAAAAATATTTAAATACACCTGCAAGAATATATTATAAAAATGAAAGTGTATCTCCTACAGGAAGTCATAAGCCTAATACAGCAGTTGCTCAAGCTTACTTTAATAAAATTGAAGGGGTAAAGAGATTAACTACTGAAACCGGTGCAGGACAATGGGGTTCAGCATTAGCATTTGCATGTAATATCTTCGGTCTTAAATGTAGAGTTTATATGGTAAAAGTTAGTTATTATCAAAAACCTTTTAGAAAGTCATTAATGCATATATGGGGTGCTGAAGTTTTTCCATCCCCTACAAATTTAACTAACGCAGGAAGAAAAATTTTAGCAGAGGATCCTGATTCTCCAGGTTCTTTAGGTATTGCTATTTCTGAAGCAATTGAAGATGCTGTAACCAATGAGGATACTAAATATTCCTTAGGAAGTGTTCTTAATCATGTATTACTTCATCAAACAATTATAGGTCTTGAAACCAAAAAACAATTGGAACTTATTAATGAAAAGCCTGATATTTTAATAGGATGTGTAGGTGGGGGAAGTAATTTTGGAGGATTTATTTTGCCCTTCGTTCCTGAAAAACTCAAAGGTAAAAGCGAGGTTAAATTTTTAGCAGTTGAGCCTACTGCCTGTCCTACCCTTACAAAGGGTTTATATCTTTATGATTTTGGAGATACTGTAGGACTTACTCCCCTTCTTAAAATGTATACCTTAGGACATAATTTTGTGCCTCCTAAAATTCATGCAGGTGGATTAAGATATCATGGAGATGCACCAATTCTTTGTTATCTTGTTTATAAAAATTTAGTTGAAGCAGTTGCATATACACAAAAAGCTGTATTTGAGGCAGCAATTATTTTTGCTAAAACTGAGGGTATATTACCAGCCCCTGAGACTGCACATGCTATAAAGGCTGTCATTGATGAAGCTATAAAATGTAAAGAAACTAAAGAGGAAAAATGTATAGTATTTAATTTCAGTGGTCATGGGTATTTTGATATAAATGCTTATGATCAATATTTAGAAAGTAAACTTGAAGATGTTGATTATGCAGATGAAATGATAAAGAAGACCTTAGAAGAAATTAAAAAATTACCAGGTAATGTTTAA
- a CDS encoding ZIP family metal transporter, with product MPEEFLRFLINWFLIISNNNLIIIMLIAGLFLTLMTSLGALIAIFSKKIPSWGINLNLSFAAGIMLTASFTSLILPSIKITNSFFPTAIGMFLGIMLILIIDRLIPHEHLIKGYEGPQELKDKFKLAWLLIFAMIVHNLPEGLAVGTSLAFDTKDGLITTIAIGIQDAPEGAVVALPLASLQQKRFMPIFLGILSGVAEFITVIIGALFFKEFFFLLPYGLSLAGGAMLYVTIKELIPEIYKGEDNELLITAGFFLGFYIMLYLDSI from the coding sequence ATGCCAGAAGAATTTCTCAGGTTCTTAATTAATTGGTTTCTAATTATATCTAATAATAACTTAATAATTATCATGCTTATTGCAGGTTTATTTCTAACTCTTATGACTTCTTTAGGTGCTTTAATAGCTATTTTCTCTAAGAAAATCCCTTCTTGGGGTATAAATCTAAATCTTTCCTTTGCTGCAGGAATAATGCTTACTGCAAGCTTTACAAGTTTAATCTTACCTTCCATAAAAATAACAAATAGTTTTTTCCCCACAGCAATAGGGATGTTTTTAGGAATTATGTTAATTTTAATAATTGACAGACTAATTCCTCATGAACATTTAATTAAAGGATATGAAGGTCCTCAAGAACTAAAAGATAAATTTAAATTAGCTTGGCTTCTTATATTTGCTATGATTGTACACAATCTTCCAGAGGGATTAGCTGTAGGAACCAGTTTAGCTTTTGATACAAAGGATGGTCTTATTACAACTATAGCTATAGGTATACAAGATGCCCCTGAAGGAGCAGTGGTAGCTTTACCTTTAGCAAGTCTCCAACAAAAAAGATTTATGCCCATTTTTCTGGGGATATTAAGTGGGGTTGCAGAATTTATTACAGTAATTATAGGTGCTTTATTTTTTAAAGAATTTTTCTTCCTTCTTCCCTATGGATTGAGTTTAGCAGGGGGAGCTATGCTTTATGTTACAATAAAAGAACTAATTCCAGAAATATACAAAGGTGAAGATAATGAACTATTAATTACTGCAGGATTTTTCTTAGGGTTCTATATAATGCTTTATCTTGATTCTATATAA
- a CDS encoding 4Fe-4S cluster-binding domain-containing protein, with the protein MKINFEQEKIFEEPIIFHLVVTAKCQGKCKGCINTFYVAFYGGEPLLELDKILKVKKILDSYYNFKYIIYTNGLLLRNFIKFKEEVLDFKFIIVSIDGKEKQHNMVRPKIDYKKNLS; encoded by the coding sequence ATGAAAATAAATTTTGAACAAGAGAAGATTTTTGAAGAACCAATTATTTTTCACTTAGTTGTAACTGCCAAATGTCAAGGTAAATGTAAAGGTTGTATTAATACTTTTTATGTTGCCTTTTATGGTGGAGAACCCTTATTAGAGTTGGATAAGATTTTAAAAGTAAAAAAGATTTTAGATAGTTATTATAATTTTAAATACATTATTTACACTAATGGTTTATTATTAAGAAATTTTATAAAATTTAAAGAGGAAGTTCTTGATTTTAAGTTTATAATCGTTTCAATTGATGGGAAAGAAAAACAACATAATATGGTAAGACCAAAAATTGATTATAAAAAAAATTTATCATAA
- a CDS encoding ketopantoate reductase family protein, giving the protein MKVLIFGLGALGTVFAVALKSAGHQVNAFVKEKHLSLLKGKTLKMTGLFGNKKAEIDGKIMYYDLKNRKSMEIDALNGAIVNWKKTFSTIT; this is encoded by the coding sequence ATGAAAGTTCTTATTTTTGGTTTAGGAGCTCTTGGTACAGTATTTGCTGTAGCTCTAAAGAGTGCAGGACATCAAGTAAATGCCTTTGTTAAAGAAAAACATTTATCCTTACTTAAAGGTAAAACTCTTAAAATGACAGGACTCTTTGGCAATAAAAAAGCAGAAATTGATGGGAAAATCATGTATTACGATCTTAAAAATAGGAAATCAATGGAAATAGATGCTTTAAATGGAGCTATTGTCAATTGGAAAAAAACCTTTTCGACAATTACTTAA
- the gltB gene encoding glutamate synthase large subunit — translation MKILDHSSCGVGFVCDIKNRESHQIVKWGLEAVKNLTHRGAIGGDGKTGDGAGILIKIPRRFFSKYLEKNKLQISHINNLAVGVVFLYKEDLKRKIEKYIENTPIKFIAWREVPVDTSAVGEAALKTMPKIYHLLLDVEKLEKNKIEIELYILRRKIEKDPELMDDVYIASLSSKTLVYKGMFVAPQLDKFYPELKDESIESSLCLFHQRYSTNTLPNWKLAQPLRYLAHNGEINTLQGNRNWILALQNELEHEFFGENIKLIDPLVSLEESDSASLDRVFELLCLAGYSPIHAINMLIPPAWENVPDISEKVRLFFEFQSFMMQPWDGPAAIAFTDGETIGAHLDRNGLRPCRYIITEDGVVILGSEVGMIDLENKKIKEKGRLGPGDSILVDLKKGIIKKTEEILEELASSKPYRDWIEKNLVRLSKLVPKNKIFFTKKENKFLEKLVAFGYTKEDINEVIKYMAENGSELTFSAGNDTPIPPLSENPVLLFKYFRQKFAQVTNPPIDPIREKKIMSLYMALGRKGNFLKETAFHAKKLQIDSPILLPSEFLAILEQKQFKVNKLPILFSKDKTLEEGLEELFKEAEKLVKEGTEILVLSDKDISSDKIAVPSLLAVSGIFHYLWKKNLVTKVSIIIETGEARDTHQICCLIGYGACAVYPYLAYEIIRELCEKGEIKNEVETAILNYKKALEAGILKILSKMGISTLNSYHGGKIFETVCLNKDFVEKYFPDTPVTLEADGIQEIEESVRKRHKWAFEHEKPEIPIGGEMRFKKGGEWHAWSPYLIKALHKFLKTKKYEDYKEFSKIANNTRPVFIRDLLTYKKAEKPLPIEEVEPIENILKRFVISAMSLGALSPEAHETLAEAANRLGMRSNSGEGGEDPKRYWTIKNSAIKQVASGRFGVTPTYLASAEEIEIKIAQGAKPGEGGQLPGHKVNDYVARLRHSQPGVTLISPPPHHDIYSIEDLAQLINDLKEANPKAKVCVKLVAETGVGTIAAGVAKGYADLVQISGGEGGTGASPYSSIKYAGNYWEIGLAETQKILMENDLRDKVIIKTDGAIRTGKDIVIAALFGAEEFGFGTAAMVALGCIMCRSCHTNKCPTGIATQDSEHRKKFKGKVEEVMAYFRAVAQEVREILSEIGVKSLDEIIGRRDLLEIKTFEEYPGSKRIKLKKFLIDDYPKDKPLRCLVKRNDNPRRSELAKKLEEEIVPYIEREEKVFKEYPIRNVDRSIPTRLNYYIAVKYKDKGLPEDTINLTFFGTAGQSFGAFNHRGLTLTLIGEANDYVGKGMYGGKIIIKPVGIEDSQNHVIMGNTCLYGATGGELYAAGKAGERFAIRNSGAIAVIEGAGLHCCEYMTGGIVVVLGNVGFNFGAGMTGGYAYVLNLDGKLENRLNYSYVTLRELLIEAEVKELKELITRHYNYTQSLWAKHILDNFDIYLNKFFKIIPLEQYHKHVLEIKEAGGEG, via the coding sequence GTGAAAATTTTAGACCATTCTTCCTGTGGAGTAGGTTTTGTATGTGATATTAAAAATAGGGAAAGTCATCAAATTGTAAAATGGGGATTAGAAGCAGTTAAAAATTTGACACATCGTGGGGCTATCGGGGGAGATGGGAAAACAGGTGACGGAGCAGGAATTCTTATAAAAATTCCACGTAGATTTTTTTCAAAATATTTAGAAAAAAATAAACTTCAAATTTCTCATATAAATAATTTAGCTGTAGGTGTAGTTTTTCTATATAAGGAAGATTTAAAAAGAAAAATTGAAAAGTATATTGAGAATACACCTATCAAGTTTATTGCTTGGAGAGAAGTTCCAGTTGATACCTCAGCAGTAGGTGAAGCAGCTTTAAAAACTATGCCTAAAATTTATCATTTATTACTTGATGTCGAAAAACTTGAAAAAAATAAAATTGAAATAGAACTTTATATTTTAAGAAGAAAAATTGAAAAAGATCCAGAGTTAATGGATGACGTATATATAGCTTCTCTTTCTTCTAAAACATTAGTATACAAAGGAATGTTTGTAGCCCCTCAATTGGACAAATTTTATCCTGAACTTAAAGATGAATCTATAGAATCCAGTTTATGCCTATTTCATCAGCGCTATTCTACAAATACTTTACCTAATTGGAAACTTGCTCAACCTTTGAGATATTTAGCTCATAATGGAGAAATAAATACTTTGCAAGGAAATAGAAATTGGATTTTAGCTTTACAAAATGAATTGGAGCATGAATTTTTTGGAGAAAATATAAAATTAATAGATCCTCTTGTATCTCTTGAAGAAAGCGATTCTGCATCCTTAGACAGAGTTTTTGAATTGCTTTGTTTAGCTGGATATTCTCCTATCCATGCTATAAATATGTTAATTCCTCCTGCTTGGGAAAACGTTCCTGATATTTCAGAAAAGGTCCGTTTATTTTTTGAATTCCAATCTTTTATGATGCAACCTTGGGATGGACCTGCAGCAATAGCTTTTACTGATGGAGAAACTATTGGAGCACACTTGGATAGAAATGGATTACGTCCTTGTAGATACATTATAACTGAAGATGGAGTTGTAATATTAGGTTCCGAAGTGGGAATGATTGATTTGGAAAATAAAAAGATTAAAGAAAAGGGTAGGTTAGGTCCTGGAGATAGTATTTTAGTAGATTTAAAAAAAGGAATTATTAAAAAGACTGAAGAAATTTTGGAAGAACTTGCTTCTTCTAAACCTTATAGAGATTGGATTGAAAAAAACCTTGTAAGACTTTCTAAACTTGTTCCTAAAAATAAAATTTTCTTTACTAAAAAAGAGAACAAATTTTTGGAAAAGCTTGTAGCTTTTGGTTATACTAAAGAAGATATAAATGAAGTTATTAAATACATGGCTGAAAATGGAAGTGAACTTACCTTCTCTGCAGGTAACGACACACCTATTCCTCCTCTTTCTGAAAACCCAGTTTTACTCTTTAAATATTTTAGACAAAAATTTGCTCAGGTTACCAATCCTCCTATAGATCCCATTAGAGAAAAAAAGATAATGTCTTTATATATGGCATTAGGTCGTAAAGGTAATTTTTTAAAGGAAACCGCTTTTCATGCTAAAAAACTCCAAATAGATAGTCCAATTTTGCTTCCTTCAGAATTTTTAGCTATATTAGAACAAAAACAATTTAAAGTTAATAAACTTCCTATTCTTTTTTCTAAGGATAAAACTTTAGAGGAGGGATTAGAGGAACTTTTTAAAGAAGCTGAAAAATTAGTAAAAGAAGGTACCGAAATACTTGTACTTTCGGACAAAGACATTTCTTCTGATAAAATAGCTGTCCCGAGCTTGCTTGCTGTTTCAGGAATTTTTCATTATTTGTGGAAAAAAAATTTGGTTACAAAAGTCTCCATAATAATTGAAACAGGAGAAGCAAGAGACACTCATCAAATTTGTTGTCTTATAGGTTATGGAGCTTGTGCTGTGTATCCTTATTTAGCTTATGAAATTATTCGTGAGCTTTGTGAAAAAGGAGAAATCAAAAATGAAGTTGAGACAGCTATCTTAAATTATAAAAAAGCTTTAGAAGCTGGGATTTTAAAAATTCTCTCCAAAATGGGTATTTCAACTTTAAATTCTTATCACGGAGGGAAAATTTTTGAAACAGTTTGTCTAAATAAAGACTTTGTTGAGAAGTATTTTCCTGATACTCCAGTAACTTTAGAAGCTGATGGAATTCAAGAAATTGAAGAAAGTGTAAGAAAAAGACATAAATGGGCTTTTGAACATGAAAAACCCGAAATCCCTATTGGGGGAGAGATGCGATTTAAAAAGGGAGGAGAATGGCATGCTTGGTCCCCTTATTTAATAAAGGCATTACATAAATTTTTAAAAACAAAAAAATATGAAGATTATAAAGAATTTTCCAAAATTGCAAATAATACCCGTCCTGTATTCATAAGAGATCTTTTAACTTATAAAAAAGCAGAAAAACCTTTACCAATAGAAGAGGTTGAACCTATTGAAAATATTTTAAAAAGATTCGTGATAAGCGCTATGTCCTTAGGAGCCCTTTCTCCCGAAGCTCATGAAACTTTAGCTGAAGCTGCTAATAGATTAGGTATGAGAAGTAATTCAGGAGAGGGAGGAGAAGATCCTAAAAGATATTGGACTATTAAAAATTCTGCTATTAAACAAGTTGCTTCTGGTAGATTTGGTGTAACTCCTACTTATTTAGCTTCGGCTGAAGAAATAGAAATAAAAATAGCTCAAGGAGCAAAACCAGGAGAAGGAGGGCAACTCCCCGGACATAAAGTTAATGATTACGTAGCAAGATTAAGACATTCTCAACCAGGAGTTACCTTAATTTCTCCCCCTCCACATCATGATATATATTCAATTGAAGACCTTGCTCAGTTAATTAATGATTTAAAAGAAGCTAATCCAAAAGCTAAAGTATGTGTAAAATTGGTTGCAGAAACAGGAGTAGGAACAATTGCAGCTGGGGTAGCTAAAGGATATGCTGATTTGGTTCAAATTAGTGGAGGAGAAGGGGGAACAGGTGCCAGTCCTTATTCTTCTATCAAGTATGCTGGAAATTATTGGGAAATCGGACTTGCAGAGACGCAAAAAATTTTAATGGAAAACGACCTTAGAGATAAAGTAATTATCAAAACTGATGGAGCTATTAGAACAGGAAAAGATATAGTTATAGCTGCGCTTTTTGGAGCAGAAGAATTTGGTTTTGGAACAGCTGCAATGGTTGCTCTTGGATGTATTATGTGCCGTAGTTGTCATACTAATAAATGTCCTACAGGAATTGCAACTCAAGATAGTGAACATAGAAAAAAATTTAAAGGCAAAGTAGAAGAAGTGATGGCTTATTTTAGAGCTGTAGCTCAAGAAGTTAGAGAAATTCTTTCCGAAATAGGAGTCAAAAGTTTAGATGAAATTATTGGAAGAAGAGACCTTTTAGAAATAAAAACTTTTGAGGAATATCCTGGGTCTAAACGAATTAAACTAAAAAAATTCCTTATAGATGATTATCCTAAAGACAAACCCTTAAGGTGTTTAGTAAAAAGAAATGATAATCCAAGAAGATCAGAGCTTGCTAAAAAACTTGAAGAAGAAATAGTTCCTTATATAGAAAGAGAAGAGAAAGTTTTTAAAGAATATCCTATAAGAAATGTAGACAGAAGTATTCCTACAAGACTTAACTATTATATAGCTGTGAAATATAAAGATAAAGGTCTACCAGAGGATACTATTAACTTGACTTTTTTTGGAACAGCTGGACAAAGTTTTGGAGCTTTTAATCATAGGGGATTGACTTTAACCTTAATTGGAGAAGCTAACGATTATGTAGGAAAGGGTATGTATGGAGGAAAAATTATTATAAAACCTGTAGGGATTGAGGATTCACAAAATCACGTAATAATGGGAAATACTTGTCTTTATGGTGCTACAGGTGGTGAACTTTATGCAGCTGGAAAAGCGGGAGAAAGATTTGCTATTAGAAATAGTGGGGCTATAGCAGTAATAGAGGGAGCCGGTCTTCATTGTTGTGAATATATGACTGGAGGAATAGTGGTAGTTCTTGGGAATGTAGGTTTTAATTTTGGAGCTGGTATGACCGGAGGATATGCCTATGTATTAAATCTTGATGGTAAGTTAGAAAATAGACTCAATTATTCTTATGTAACTTTAAGGGAACTTTTAATAGAAGCTGAAGTAAAAGAACTAAAAGAACTTATAACAAGACATTATAACTATACTCAAAGTTTATGGGCAAAACATATTCTTGATAATTTTGATATCTATTTAAATAAATTTTTCAAAATCATTCCATTAGAACAATATCATAAACATGTATTAGAAATTAAAGAAGCTGGAGGAGAAGGTTAA
- a CDS encoding NAD+ synthase: MRNLDYYFVIEKIVNFIRKKVKESKAKGVVLGVSGGIDSATASYLAVKSLGKEKVLGVIMPYYQNQEFEDAIFVCKNLDIDYKIISIKEIVNKFEEALGFEIDKITKGNLMVRSRMVILYGIANAKKYLVLGTSNKTEFLVGYFTKWGDGASDIAPLLDLYKTEVKEIAKILGVSEKIISKKPTAGLWEGQTDEDELGIEYDLLDKILYRLIDLKMKKKDIAKDLNIPLERIIYVENLIKRSKHKRNLPSFPKI, translated from the coding sequence ATGCGGAATCTTGATTATTATTTTGTAATTGAAAAAATTGTTAATTTTATAAGAAAAAAAGTAAAAGAAAGTAAAGCTAAAGGCGTTGTGTTAGGGGTAAGTGGTGGAATTGATAGTGCAACAGCTTCTTATCTTGCTGTTAAATCCTTAGGCAAAGAAAAAGTTTTAGGAGTAATAATGCCTTATTATCAAAATCAAGAATTTGAAGATGCAATTTTTGTATGTAAAAATTTAGACATTGATTATAAAATAATAAGTATAAAAGAGATAGTTAATAAATTTGAAGAAGCTTTAGGATTTGAAATAGATAAAATAACTAAGGGTAATCTAATGGTAAGGAGTAGAATGGTTATTCTTTATGGAATTGCTAATGCAAAAAAATATTTAGTTTTAGGTACCTCAAATAAAACTGAATTTTTAGTAGGATATTTTACTAAATGGGGTGATGGAGCAAGTGATATAGCTCCCCTTTTGGATTTATATAAAACTGAAGTAAAAGAGATAGCTAAAATATTGGGAGTTTCCGAAAAAATTATTTCAAAAAAACCTACCGCAGGTTTATGGGAAGGACAAACAGATGAAGATGAATTGGGAATAGAATATGATCTTCTTGATAAAATTCTTTATAGATTAATAGATTTAAAAATGAAAAAGAAGGATATAGCTAAGGATTTAAATATCCCCTTAGAAAGAATTATATATGTAGAAAACCTAATAAAAAGAAGCAAACACAAGCGTAATTTGCCATCATTTCCCAAAATTTAA